A stretch of the Nitrospiria bacterium genome encodes the following:
- a CDS encoding glycosyltransferase family 39 protein, which translates to MLGWVGLVIISFGIFGVWFLLFSFWGFKEEGNVDRLIASAVGATAQIILVEILLGHLGFLTLGGVLLIHFFFSGILLGGLFFRGLIPLRNFAVPFKQVGKDIPTWWERTKGWENGILMGLTLLLILWLGVAAYLFPPRGMDDVYHLPPVYQYYQDHRISILPLDLRPQFAYPQNAELLFLWFLIFVGDVRVVDMVQLFLIFLGCLAIYSLATRLGSPPRVALFVSLLFSFSPVVVGQAGSAYVDLIISVYFLSALALAVGFWQTGRFASFYMVGLVAGLLVGMKYSMVFLVLGIQPLVLYPLWKGLGFEGTRPALIYILLFIIGGSYWYLRNLMVLGSFLGPSVS; encoded by the coding sequence ATGTTAGGTTGGGTTGGGTTGGTTATCATATCTTTTGGAATCTTTGGTGTCTGGTTCCTTCTTTTTTCTTTTTGGGGATTTAAAGAAGAGGGAAACGTGGATCGATTGATTGCTTCTGCTGTTGGGGCGACTGCCCAAATCATTTTAGTGGAAATTCTTTTGGGCCATTTGGGTTTCCTGACGCTGGGGGGAGTATTACTGATTCATTTCTTTTTTTCTGGAATCCTGTTGGGAGGCTTATTTTTCAGAGGGTTGATACCCCTCAGAAACTTTGCTGTACCGTTCAAACAAGTAGGCAAAGATATCCCCACCTGGTGGGAAAGGACGAAGGGATGGGAAAATGGAATTCTTATGGGCCTTACCCTTCTATTAATCCTATGGCTTGGTGTTGCCGCCTACCTGTTTCCACCGAGGGGAATGGATGATGTATACCATCTCCCTCCCGTTTATCAATATTACCAGGATCACCGGATCTCCATTCTTCCTTTAGATCTGCGGCCTCAATTTGCTTATCCTCAAAACGCGGAATTACTTTTCTTATGGTTTTTAATTTTTGTTGGGGATGTCCGTGTGGTGGACATGGTTCAATTATTCCTCATTTTTTTAGGCTGTCTGGCCATCTACTCGCTGGCTACCCGTTTGGGGAGTCCCCCCCGCGTGGCCCTTTTTGTTTCCCTTCTTTTTTCATTTTCCCCGGTGGTGGTTGGACAAGCAGGGAGCGCCTATGTGGACCTGATTATTTCGGTCTATTTTTTGTCCGCATTGGCTTTGGCGGTGGGGTTTTGGCAAACCGGCCGTTTCGCTTCTTTTTATATGGTGGGATTGGTGGCGGGCTTATTGGTTGGGATGAAATACTCCATGGTTTTTTTGGTGTTAGGAATTCAACCGTTGGTTTTGTATCCCCTTTGGAAAGGCCTGGGGTTTGAGGGAACCCGACCCGCCCTCATTTATATTTTGCTTTTTATTATTGGGGGGAGTTATTGGTACTTAAGAAATCTAATGGTGTTAGGAAGTTTTTTAGGACCTTCCGTTTCCTAA
- a CDS encoding glycosyltransferase, which yields MKILVLATTFPRWSGDTEPSYVFRLSASLVKEGNEMFVLVPHAPGAKRVEEVEGLKIFRFRYFYPDRWEKLCYEGGILPKLRSNLMAWVNLPFFLGCQAWAIGHTICQEKVDVVHAHWLLPQGLFAVLWSFWFKVPVVTTIHGSDLMVFRRGPFGWLIRFVLSRSAAITVNSQTLKEKIPTKFKDRVYLIPMGVDFEVFHPGNQREARLKVGLGDEVLLLGVGRLSEQKGFHYLIEAVSFIREEFQSVRLILIGEGPERKRLIQLVERLGLQNVVEFKGGIPQTQLADYYRASDVFILPSIRTKRGEEEAFGLVLAEAMASGLPVIGTRTGGISSLIEDQKTGLMVEEGDPPGVAAAIRRILCEGALRDRLVQGGMEKVKEKCEWNHIASRFDQIFQQVKGPHSSMGQED from the coding sequence ATGAAAATTTTGGTCCTTGCCACCACATTTCCTCGATGGTCGGGAGATACCGAGCCCTCTTATGTGTTTCGGTTGTCAGCCTCCCTGGTCAAAGAGGGAAATGAGATGTTTGTCCTGGTCCCCCATGCCCCGGGTGCAAAAAGGGTAGAGGAGGTGGAGGGGTTAAAAATTTTCCGGTTCCGCTATTTTTACCCTGACCGATGGGAGAAATTGTGTTATGAAGGGGGAATTCTTCCAAAACTACGATCTAATTTAATGGCCTGGGTCAATCTCCCTTTTTTTCTGGGGTGTCAAGCATGGGCCATTGGACATACCATCTGTCAGGAGAAGGTGGATGTGGTCCACGCCCACTGGCTTTTGCCTCAAGGGCTTTTTGCCGTCCTTTGGTCCTTTTGGTTCAAAGTTCCCGTGGTAACCACGATTCATGGAAGTGACCTGATGGTATTTAGACGGGGGCCCTTTGGGTGGTTGATTCGTTTCGTGTTGTCCCGAAGTGCCGCTATTACGGTCAACAGCCAAACGCTGAAAGAGAAAATTCCAACGAAATTTAAAGACCGTGTATACTTAATTCCAATGGGGGTTGATTTCGAGGTTTTTCATCCCGGAAATCAAAGAGAAGCAAGATTAAAGGTGGGTTTGGGTGATGAAGTACTTCTACTAGGGGTTGGCCGGTTATCAGAACAGAAAGGCTTTCACTATTTAATTGAGGCCGTTTCTTTTATTCGTGAAGAATTTCAAAGTGTTCGGTTGATATTAATCGGTGAAGGGCCGGAACGGAAACGTTTGATTCAACTGGTGGAAAGATTAGGTCTACAAAACGTGGTTGAATTTAAAGGGGGAATCCCCCAAACTCAATTGGCGGACTATTACCGTGCCAGTGATGTGTTTATTCTCCCATCTATAAGGACGAAACGGGGAGAAGAAGAGGCCTTTGGTTTGGTGTTAGCCGAGGCAATGGCTTCGGGACTCCCTGTCATCGGAACCCGGACCGGTGGGATTTCATCTTTAATAGAAGACCAAAAGACCGGATTGATGGTGGAAGAGGGAGATCCCCCAGGGGTGGCGGCGGCCATTCGGAGGATTTTATGCGAAGGGGCTTTACGGGATCGGCTGGTTCAAGGAGGTATGGAAAAGGTGAAAGAAAAATGTGAGTGGAATCATATCGCCTCCCGATTTGATCAAATTTTCCAGCAGGTAAAGGGACCCCACTCCAGCATGGGGCAGGAGGATTAA
- a CDS encoding glycosyltransferase, with product MMIEISVVVPCYRSKGTIRDCLNAIMAQSLPRDSYEVIVVDSSDDGTDELIQKDFPSVHLIHLPQKTLPGEARNLGVKQSQAPLIAFIDSDCVPDKDLLKGMVQGMTDDHYAGIGGSVLNGTRESLAGWVEYILSFKEFSPKHPKHPTGHIPTCNLCLRREVFEKYGPFPTDFFPGEDSVFNWRLSSAGETYLFDPALQVSHLHRTDFWRVFQHQYRYGQAFAITRSRFSMPGRIFVVFPLLSLFIPFVRWGSILVKLRWNLRLLALSVLLSPFLFSALVVWAFGFWRQLQEEEESQSRNLK from the coding sequence ATGATGATTGAGATTTCCGTGGTGGTTCCTTGTTATCGTTCTAAAGGAACCATCCGTGACTGCTTGAACGCGATCATGGCGCAAAGTCTACCACGGGATTCCTATGAAGTCATTGTGGTGGATAGCTCAGATGACGGAACGGATGAATTGATCCAAAAGGATTTTCCATCGGTTCATTTAATACATCTTCCTCAAAAAACCCTTCCGGGTGAAGCGAGAAATTTGGGGGTAAAACAGTCTCAAGCCCCACTCATTGCCTTTATCGATTCTGATTGTGTCCCGGATAAAGATTTACTGAAAGGGATGGTTCAAGGAATGACGGATGATCATTATGCAGGAATTGGGGGTTCCGTTTTAAACGGGACGCGGGAAAGTCTTGCAGGGTGGGTTGAATATATCCTTAGTTTTAAGGAGTTTTCCCCCAAACACCCAAAGCACCCCACGGGTCATATTCCCACCTGCAATCTTTGTCTGCGCCGGGAGGTTTTCGAAAAATACGGTCCCTTTCCCACGGATTTTTTTCCGGGGGAGGATTCGGTTTTTAACTGGCGCCTCTCCAGCGCCGGGGAAACATACCTTTTCGACCCCGCACTACAGGTCTCTCACCTTCACCGTACAGATTTCTGGCGGGTTTTTCAGCATCAATACCGGTATGGCCAGGCTTTTGCGATTACTCGTAGCCGTTTTTCCATGCCCGGACGGATTTTTGTGGTCTTTCCGCTGTTATCCCTTTTCATTCCCTTTGTGCGATGGGGTTCGATATTAGTTAAACTTCGATGGAATCTTCGGCTTTTGGCGTTGTCTGTATTGCTCAGCCCTTTTCTTTTTTCAGCCTTGGTGGTCTGGGCTTTTGGTTTTTGGCGCCAGCTGCAGGAGGAAGAAGAATCCCAAAGTAGAAATTTAAAATGA